From the Xyrauchen texanus isolate HMW12.3.18 chromosome 37, RBS_HiC_50CHRs, whole genome shotgun sequence genome, one window contains:
- the LOC127630927 gene encoding bromodomain and PHD finger-containing protein 3-like — MRKPRRRGGLPGALVSQRSDAASTAAAGRGASQPRSPSPYRVKVSPTRETLTYSQAQKIVEVDLEGRLHRISIFDNLPVITEDELTAQDITECNSNKENSEQPSVTTTVSSPRRSITHRAKKKDTKNLSLSPSPHNHCSNSHGHSQTQSNLHSHHDALPNPTFRLLESYEPVEVPSRPTSYYRYIEKSGEELETDAEYDMDEEDMAWLELVNDKRESEGQPQVPPDTFELLMDRLEKESFLESRSQAPSQTVIDEDAFCCVCLDDECLNSNVILFCDICNLAVHQECYGVPYIPEGQWLCRCCLQSPSHPVDCMLCPNRGGAFKQTSDGRWAHVVCAIWIPEVCFANTVFLEPVEGVDNVPPARWKLMCYLCKQKGCGASIQCHKANCYTAFHVTCAQRAGLFMKIEPVRETTVNGTTFSVKKTAFCEAHSPPVKEGSDDDETGGRVLGCRANRGRSAYIQTPELKTQRRSNKLDSKHQQKKGKQEEASKKVATPLVTVPEIPTHRLNKISKDVVIQRKNQFMQRLHNYWLLKRQSRNGVPLIRRLHSHLQGQRSAEQAEPDEKFSAVREELKYWQKLRHDLERARLLIELIRKREKLKREQVKIHQAATEHQLIPVLVLLRSTLEQLQEKDTAKIFAHPVNLKEVPDYLEFISHPMDFSTMKSKMEAQKYRSVTDLEVDFNLMISNCLLYNSKDTMFHQAAIRLRDLGGAVLRHVQRQAQNTGFDLDTGMHLPESPHKNDYYRCTFEDVDTMLDPDNRLHMTTEDQLRELLDKLDVVTSMRSSGARTRRLRLLRREINYVRYRQHTRNSHMMNGDLKEEDEEEDEDKEIDGEHNLSSSSLDKDDCKSTPPPTLEPTGLALSPPSGDTPQEPPTLRPMTSDPRTPPCPPKRLKLNSESQETDSDSAPMKSFTKTEDRTPLPSENKLTNGLSSNESPTQPATGGVGRRTSVLFKKAKNGAKLQRERDSQMQNGNKEEAVSVDPARTLSCTPTMKNETLAQPKSPTPPPISTPAKQRARSCSCSPEREHERAPPQLTLEPALTNGFRKHKDAVSDSECSSSPTFKELASPPKKSQGKPALSKVPFLETVYGDSDYTGTDVLSNGDTPEPLDLVWAKCRGYPSYPALIIDPEMPQEGLLHNGVPIPVPPLDVLHLGEQRQEEAGEKLFLVLFFDNKRTWQWLPQDKVTPLGVDDTADKLRMMEGKNTSIRKSVQVAYDRAMIHLSRVRGENGFVGSNYL, encoded by the exons ATGAGAAAACCACGACGGAGGGGAGGCCTGCCCGGGGCCTTAGTAAGCCAAAGAAGCGATGCTGCTAGCACAGCTGCAGCAGGTAGGGGGGCATCACAGCCACGGTCACCCTCTCCCTACCGGGTGAAAGTTTCACCCACCAGAGAAACCCTTACATACTCCCAGGCTCAGAAGATCGTAGAAGTGGACCTCGAAGGAAGGTTGCATCGGATCAGCATCTTTGACAACTTGCCGGTCATCACTGAGGACGAATTGACAGCTCAGGACATTACGGAGTGCAACAGCAACAAAGAGAACAGTGAGCAGCCATCAGTGACTACCACCGTGAGCTCGCCACGCAGATCGATCACCCACAGAGCCAAGAAGAAAGATACAAAGAATTTGTCATTGTCCCCTTCACCGCATAACCACTGCTCCAACTCTCACGGACACTCTCAGACACAGTCAAATCTGCACAGCCACCATGACGCCCTTCCCAACCCCACCTTTAGATTGCTTGAGTCTTATGAACCAGTCGAGGTTCCCTCACGCCCTACTTCATACTACCGCTACATTGAAAAGTCTGGTGAAGAACTGGAAACAGATGCAGAGTATGATATGGATGAGGAGGACATGGCCTGGTTGGAGCTGGTCAATGACAAGCGAGAGTCTGAAGGCCAGCCGCAAGTGCCACCTGATACATTCGAGCTCCTAATGGACCGCCTAGAAAAGGAGTCCTTCTTGGAGTCACGAAGCCAAGCGCCTTCGCAAACTGTCATCGACGAGGATGCCTTCTGCTGCGTCTGTCTCGACGATGAATGTCTCAACAGTAACGTCATCCTCTTCTGTGACATCTGTAATCTGGCTGTGCACCAGGAGTGTTACGGAGTTCCTTACATCCCTGAAGGCCAGTGGCTCTGCCGTTGTTGCCTGCAGTCGCCCTCTCACCCCGTGGACTGCATGCTGTGCCCTAACCGGGGCGGAGCATTCAAACAGACCAGTGATGGCCGATGGGCGCATGTTGTCTGTGCAATTTGGATCCCAGAGGTATGTTTTGCAAACACAGTCTTCCTTGAGCCCGTTGAGGGCGTTGACAATGTCCCACCAGCTAGGTGGAAGCTTATGTGCTACCTGTGCAAGCAGAAAGGTTGTGGGGCATCCATCCAGTGCCACAAGGCCAACTGCTACACTGCGTTCCACGTGACTTGTGCACAGAGAGCGGGACTCTTTATGAAAATTGAACCGGTCCGAGAGACTACGGTGAATGGGACTACGTTTTCGGTTAAAAAGACGGCGTTTTGCGAGGCACACTCGCCGCCTGTGAAGGAGGGCTCGGATGATGATGAAACTGGGGGGAGGGTTTTGGGGTGTAGAGCTAACAGGGGTCGCAGTGCCTATATTCAGACGCCAGAGCTAAAGACCCAACGGCGAAGCAATAAACTGGATTCCAAACATCAGCAAAAGAAAGGAAAGCAAGAAGAGGCATCCAAAAAAGTTGCAACACCATTGGTGACGGTCCCAGAAATACCTACTCACAG GTTGAACAAAATTTCTAAAGATGTTGTCATACAGAGAAAGAATCAGTTTATGCAGAGGCTGCACAACTACTGGTTACTCAAACGGCAGTCACGCAACGGAGTGCCTCTCATTCGCCGTTTACACTCACATCTACAGGGCCAGAGGAGTGCAGAACAG GCAGAGCCAGATGAGAAGTTCAGTGCTGTGAGAGAAGAGCTGAAATACTGGCAGAAGCTTCGTCATGATTTGGAGAGAGCTCGACTGCTGATAGAGCTCATCCGTAAGAGAGAGAAACTGAAGAGAGAGCAG GTCAAGATTCACCAGGCCGCGACAGAGCACCAGTTAATTCCGGTTTTGGTTCTACTGCGTTCCACTCTAGAGCAACTTCAAGAGAAAGATACCGCAAAAATATTTGCACACCCGGTCAACTTGAAAGAG GTCCCAGATTACCTGGAGTTTATCTCGCACCCCATGGACTTTTCCACCATGAAATCCAAAATGGAGGCTCAAAAATATCGCTCAGTGACTGACCTGGAGGTTGATTTCAACCTCATGATCTCCAACTGTCTGCTTTACAATTCTAAAGACACTATGTTTCACCAAGCTGCAATACGTCTGCGAGACCTAGGAGGCGCTGTCCTGAGACACGTGCAGAGACAAGCCCAGAACACAGGCTTTGACCTGGACACAGGCATGCATCTGCCAGAATCGCCACACAAAAACGACTACTACCGCTGCACTTTTGAAGATG ttgacACAATGCTAGACCCTGATAATCGATTGCACATGACAACAGAAGACCAGTTGAGGGAGCTGCTAGATAAATTAGACGTGGTGACATCAATGCGCTCGAGTGGAGCACGCACAAGACGCCTCCGCCTGCTGCGCAGAGAAATCAACTATGTTCGCTATAGGCAACACACACGGAACTCGCACATGATGAATGGAGACCTCaaagaggaagatgaggaggaggatgaagacaAAGAGATAGATGGAGAACATAAtctgtcatcatcatcattggaCAAAG ATGACTGTAAATCAACCCCTCCACCCACACTGGAACCCACAGGTCTCGCCTTGTCCCCTCCATCAGGAGACACCCCCCAGGAACCACCTACCCTCCGACCCATGACATCAGACCCCAGGACCCCTCCATGTCCACCCAAGCGCCTCAAACTCAACAGCGAGAGCCAAGAGACTGATTCCGACTCTGCCCCTATGAAGAGCTTCACCAAAACTGAAGATCGAACACCTTTGCCTAGTGAGAACAAACTGACCAACGGCCTCTCCTCCAATGAGTCACCAACCCAACCCGCAACAGGAGGGGTGGGACGGCGAACATCCGTCCTCTTCAAGAAAGCAAAAAATGGGGCAAAGCTCCAGCGTGAGAGAGACAGTCAAATGCAGAATGGAAACAAGGAGGAGGCAGTCAGCGTTGACCCTGCACGCACCCTCAGCTGCACCCCCACCATGAAGAATGAAACTTTAGCCCAGCCAAAATCTCCAACTCCTCCACCCATATCAACCCCAGCCAAGCAGAGAGCAAGAAGCTGCAGCTGTAGCCCAGAGCGTGAGCATGAGAGAGCACCCCCTCAGCTCACTTTAGAGCCTG CTCTCACAAATGGCTTCAGAAAGCACAAAGATGCTGTCTCCGACTCAGAATGCAGCTCATCTCCAACCTTCAAAGAACT TGCCTCGCCACCTAAAAAAAGCCAGGGGAAACCTGCGTTGTCCAAAGTGCCATTCTTAGAGACTGTTTACGGAGACTCAGACTACACTGGGACTG ATGTGCTGTCAAATGGGGACACACCTGAACCTCTGGACTTGGTGTGGGCCAAATGCAGAGGATATCCATCCTACCCTGCTCTG ATTATAGATCCAGAAATGCCTCAGGAGGGTTTGCTGCATAACGGAGTGCCCATCCCTGTTCCCCCTCTTGATGTATTGCACCTGGGGGAACAGAGACAGGAAGAGGCTGGCGAGAAACTCTTCCTTGTTCTCTTCTTCGACAACAAACGCACCTG GCAGTGGCTGCCACAAGATAAGGTTACCCCTCTCGGTGTTGACGATACCGCAGATAAACTGCGTATGATGGAGGGCAAGAACACCAGCATACGGAAGTCTGTCCAAGTGGCCTACGACCGAGCTATGATCCACCTGAGCCGGGTTCGGGGGGAAAATGGTTTTGTCGGCTCCAACTACCTGTAG